One genomic segment of Anguilla anguilla isolate fAngAng1 chromosome 2, fAngAng1.pri, whole genome shotgun sequence includes these proteins:
- the lrit2 gene encoding leucine-rich repeat, immunoglobulin-like domain and transmembrane domain-containing protein 2: METALRRIPENIPEDFIKIRIENSHLTEIPRGSFHKVSALEFLWLNFNDITVMNIKSLEGLKNLTELRLQGNKLRSVPWTAFQDTPSLKILDLKHNRLDVLPEYALRHLPALTYLDLSFNQLTVVSRDVFLNWPIYHAQEKQGKREETTTTVVVALHDNPWLCDCRLKGFVEFIKSVSSPIILMNSYLTCSGPGLRSSKFFHEIDLKICMKPVATSPETNFTLQFGSNATLFCLVKGRPDPTIRWTYGLKLIRRFAESQTRVDEETVRSQLSIPSLNLADRGVYTCTANNFMGNSSASVLVNVKSQNVSTSLSPAFPRASTEENVYIDIRIAKQTVYGITLEWYAVTENPAETWYTIHFGRFDAAKKELTYIGPGINSYSVTDLLPVTKYEICVTLKNQAPRAGQCIVFVTGSDISELEQREKLIHIIVIVCAMVLAVPAGMYACTTESRFTCFDRCIELCRKRRRMENTQKPTERQGTFDSLQAASDEGLCKDSNEDKRPRRRSDDKTQKGKVTAELY; the protein is encoded by the exons ATGGAAACAGCCTTAAGAAGAATACCAGAGAACATACCGGAAGACTTTATAAAAATCCGAATAGAGAATTCACATCTTACTGAAATACCGCGCGGATCGTTCCATAAAGTTAGTGCCTTGGAGTTCCTCTGGTTGAATTTTAATGACATTACCGTTATGAACATAAAGAGTTTAGAGGGCTTGAAAAATCTGACAGAGCTAAGACTGCAAGGTAACAAACTACGTTCAGTACCATGGACAGCGTTTCAGGACACACCGAGCTTAAAAATTTTAGATCTGAAACACAACCGGCTAGACGTTCTCCCTGAGTACGCGCTTAGGCATTTGCCGGCTCTGACCTACTTAGATTTATCATTCAATCAGCTTACTGTCGTATCCAGGGATGTTTTCCTTAACTGGCCTATCTACCACGCGCaagaaaaacagggaaaaagagaagagaCCACCACGACTGTTGTTGTGGCGCTGCACGACAACCCCTGGCTCTGCGATTGCCGTTTGAAGGGCTTTGTTGAGTTCATCAAATCCGTCAGCTCGcccattattttaatgaattcctATTTAACCTGCTCCGGTCCTGGGTTAAGGTCGAGCAAGTTTTTCCACGAGATAGATTTGAAGATATGCATGAAGCCAGTGGCCACTTCCCCAGAAACAAATTTCACGTTGCAGTTTGGATCGAATGCCACACTTTTTTGCTTAGTTAAGGGCAGGCCCGATCCAACAATTCGATGGACATACGGACTAAAGCTTATAAGAAGATTTGCTG AGTCGCAGACGCGGGTGGATGAGGAGACCGTTAGGTCCCAGCTGTCCATCCCGTCACTGAACCTGGCAGACAGAGGAGTCTACACCTGCACCGCCAACAACTTCATGGGAAACTCCTCGGCCAGCGTCCTGGTGAACGTCAAGTCACAGAATGTCTCCACGTCACTCTCCCCTGCGTTCCCCAGGGCGTCGACGGAGGAGAACGTCTACATTGACATTCGAATCGCCAAGCAGACGGTCTACGGAATCACCCTGGAGTGGTACGCGGTAACCGAGAACCCGGCCGAGACCTGGTACACTATACACTTCGGACGATTCGACGCGGCCAAGAAGGAGCTGACCTATATCGGGCCCGGGATAAACAGCTACTCCGTCACAGACTTGCTGCCGGTGACTAAGTACGAGATCTGCGTGACGCTGAAGAACCAGGCTCCCCGAGCTGGCCAGTGCATCGTGTTCGTGACCGGCAGTGACATCAGCGAGCTGGAGCAGAGGGAGAAGCTCATTCACATCATCGTCATCGTTTGCGCCATGGTGTTGGCGGTTCCCGCCGGCATGTACGCCTGCACCACCGAGAGCAGGTTCACCTGTTTCGACCGCTGCATCGAGCTTTGCAGGAAGCGGAGGCGTATGGAAAACACCCAGAAGCCCACGGAGAGGCAGGGCACCTTCGACAGCCTGCAAGCGGCCAGCGACGAGGGCCTGTGCAAGGACTCTAACGAGGACAAGAGGCCGAGGAGGAGATCGGATGATAAGACACAGAAGGGCAAAGTCACAGCTGAACTTTACTAA
- the LOC118219844 gene encoding cadherin-related family member 1-like isoform X2, with translation MKNENRVPVSLCLALVQVCLAGGDYAPHFFDNGPSSVSGNMALFSLSEDTPVGTQIYILNGTDPEGDPVRFGLTFEKGLKEYFKVDPKSGNVTLIEELDREIQDEVEVLVSITDGRNKVVEKVRVFVTDANDERPQFQNLPFTVDVPEDTPSGNSIFKVQALDRDTGSGGSVTYFLQEPSMTKFSIDGHSGVVRIKPGESLDYERTRTHFITVVAKDGGGKYKGKYQVLTSTATMTINVIDTQDSPPNFIGMPYFGFVYEVSVPGSEILTVYAKDGDENNPNPIYYSLLDESEGVFTINSTSGCISLLVYPIQLQKELYVLRVKASEWNEANETSDYAVTSVTIRVVDLNNHPPTFYGDNGPQNRFELTMYEHPPEGEILRGLKITVNDSDQGANAKFNLRLVGPSRVLRVVPQTVLNEAQVTIIVENSAAIDYDKQTFLTFKLLAVEIDTTERFSSTADIVIHLLDTNDNTPKFSSEYYIARIPENSPGGSTVVSVTASDPDSGLWGEVKYSIYGSGADLFLIHPTSGIIYTQPWATLDAEVKSKYNFYVKAEDTEGKYSLAEVFVTVLDLNDHSPEFSTNFLEKTMIIGAPVKIEAVDDDAEQPNNVIEYSIMKADPDNIFDIDADTGEIKVKPYIKSLEIVQNITKKMDCKWSLVVQARDRGSPSFSTTAVVKIDLTEETQLKGPMATFLMQSRDNPMKALGMIAGVISVMVVVTVVISTAMFMRNIKSNRIMPARRVIRRRPRNQRPWTFGLPMVRRGNRSDKFCVEDLDSTGDNINLNNNTSAPPPLPPSAPTLPPPPQYYHKHKERKQAVPTVSGSMESIASGMPRRDRDDTVSSALVSELKMRLEQKMMESNRGYY, from the exons GAAATATGGCATTATTCAGTCTTTCGGAAGACACGCCCGTTG GAACGCAGATATACATTCTGAATGGAACAGATCCAGAGGGTGATCCAGTCAGGTTTGGCTTGACATTTGAAAAGGGACTTAAGGAATACTTCAAGGTTGACCCCAAGTCTGGGAATGTTACCCTTATTGAAGAACTGGACAGAGAA ATACAAGATGAAGTTGAAGTTCTCGTCAGTATTACCGATGGTCGTAATAAA GTGGTTGAGAAAGTGAGGGTGTTTGTCACCGATGCAAATGATGAACGTCCACAATTTCAAAACCTTCCATTTACTGTTGACGTTCCAGAG GACACACCCTCTGGGAACAGTATTTTCAAAGTGCAGGCGTTAGACAGAGACACGGGTTCTGGAGGTAGCGTCACATACTTCCTGCAG GAGCCTTCCATGACCAAGTTTTCCATTGATGGACACAGTGGCGTTGTCCGAATCAAGCCTGGCGAATCTCTTGACTACGAGAGGACAAGGACACACTTCATCACGGTGGTCGCCAAG GATGGTGGTGGAAAATACAAAGGGAAGTACCAGGTGTTGACGTCGACAGCAACTATGACAATCAATGTGATTGACACCCAGGACAGTCCTCCGAACTTTATTGGCATGCcttattttggatttgtttatgAAGTCTCAGTACCA GGCTCTGAAATACTTACGGTTTATGCCAAAGATGGAGATGAAAACAATCCTAATCCTATTTATTATTCCCTGCTTGATG AAAGTGAAGGTGTGTTTACCATAAACAGTACCAGTGGGTGTATTAGTCTTCTAGTTTACCCAATCCAACTTCAGAAGGAATTGTATGTGCTGAGAGTCAAG GCATCAGAATGGAATGAGGCCAATGAGACGTCAGATTACGCCGTCACCTCGGTGACGATCCGAGTGGTGGACCTGAACAACCACCCGCCCACCTTCTACGGGGACAACGGGCCGCAGAACAGGTTCGAGCTCACCATGTACGAGCACCCCCCGGAGGGGGAGATCCTGCGGGGCCTCAAGATCACTGTCAACGACTCTGACCAG GGGGCCAATGCTAAGTTTAACCTCAGGCTGGTCGGGCCCAGCCGAGTTCTCAGAGTCGTACCCCAGACTGTTCTAAATGAGGCACAGGTCACCATAATAGTGGAAAACTCTGCAGCCATCGACTACGACAAGCAGACTTTCTTGACCTTCAAG CTCCTCGCCGTTGAGATCGATACAACTGAGAGGTTCAGCTCGACGGCCGACATTGTCATTCACCTCCTGGACACCAACGACAACACTCCCAAGTTCTCCTCTGAATACTACATCGCCAGGATACCGGAGAATTCCCCCGGCGGCTCTACTGTTGTGTCTGTAACC GCGTCTGATCCGGATTCAGGCCTGTGGGGGGAGGTCAAATACTCCATCTATGGATCGGGGGCCGATCT GTTCCTTATTCACCCAACGTCAGGAATAATCTACACTCAGCCGTGGGCCACCCTGGATGCGGAGGTGAAGTCCAAGTACAATTTCTACGTGAAGGCCGAGGACACGGAGGGCAAGTACAGTCTGGCAGAGGTCTTCGTCACCGTCCTGGACCTCAACGACCACTCACCCGAGTTCAGCACAAACTTTCTAGAGAAGACCATGATTATCGGAGCACCGGTAAAAATAGAG gcgGTAGACGATGACGCAGAACAGCCCAATAACGTCATCGAGTACTCCATCATGAAGGCAGACCCGGATAACATCTTCGACATCGACGCAGACACCGGAGAGATCAAGGTGAAGCCGTACATAAAGTCCTTGGAGATCGTGCAGAACATCACCAAGAAGATGGACTGCAAGTGGTCGCTGGTGGTCCAGGCCCGGGACCGAGGCTCGCCGTCTTTCAGCACCACCGCCGTGGTCAAGATCGACCTCACGGAAGAG ACTCAACTCAAGGGGCCTATGGCAACCTTTTTAATGCAGAGTAGAGACAATCCCATGAAAGCCCTAGGCATGATCGCTGGTGTCATTAGTGTAATGGTAGTTGTGACGGTCGTGATCTCGACAGCCATGTTCATGCGCAACATAAAGTCCAACAGGATAATGCCAGCCCGTCGAGTCATCCGGAGGAGGCCCAGAAATCAACGGCCCTGGACGTTTGGCTTGCCAATGGTTCGCCGTGGCAACCGGTCCGACAAGTTCTGCGTTGAAGACCTAGATAGCACTGGCGATAATATCAACCTGAACAACAACACCAGcgcccccccaccactgccaccctctgcccccaccctgcccccgccccctcagtaCTACCACAAGCACAAGGAGAGAAAACAAGCAGTGCCTACTGTCTCAGGCTCAATGGAGTCCATTGCCTCCGGGATGCCGAGGAGGGACAGAGACGACACCGTCAGCTCCGCGCTGGTCTCTGAGCTCAAAATGAGGCTGGAACAAAAAATGATGGAGAGCAACAGAGGCTATTATTAA
- the lrit1a gene encoding leucine-rich repeat, immunoglobulin-like domain and transmembrane domain-containing protein 1a translates to MFAHLIWVFCLTLGCLPLVWSSCPSQCSCFYHKLSDGSKARSVLCNDPEISLIPANFPADTSKLRIEKTAIRRISSETFRYLNNLEFLWMSFNSLSSLNVDSFRGLYSLDELRLDGNALTSFPWESLNDMPSLRLLDLHNNQITSIPSEATIYMKNLTYLDLSSNNLVTVPAEVLSTWLAVKPTQDTENPKLILGLHDNPWVCDCRLYDLVQFQKSPSSSVAFIDTRLRCSDPESLAGVLLGDAELRRCQGPRVHTAVARVRTAVGNSVLLRCGTIGVPIPELSWRRADGRQMNSTVLQEVSKEGIVWSILNVPAVSHSDSGKYICRATNFIGSADAMISLVITDAVKSENLTGGSKKSRGKKPTGIGKAAYQEKLVARYIAPTTTVVVPIIEPLGEAGPFPEVESYSVSDSGAASGQTANPSDGDSLLEVERAVLGNLAANASSLQQDPERRVVRSVKVIGDTDHTVSLNWRAPLATNTTAFSVLYAVFGERDMRRINVDPGKNRITIEGLVPKTKYIACVCVKGLIPKKEQCVIFSTDEAASASGTQKLINVVVITVACVIAVPLTLIVCCGALKRRCQKLLGRKSKDIQDSYVTFETLSPGTKAKGLEGEYLTRLNPDESNRLLSARSSVDSEATARTEGQPNEYFC, encoded by the exons ATGTTTGCCCATTTAATTTGGGTTTTCTGTTTGACTCTGGGTTGTCTCCCTCTGGTTTGGAGTTCTTGCCCATCTCAGTGTAGCTGCTTTTATCACAAACTGAGTGATGGATCCAAGGCCAG GAGTGTTCTTTGCAACGACCCAGAGATCTCACTGATACCCGCCAATTTTCCTGCGGATACCTCCAAACTTCGAATTGAGAAGACGGCAATAAGGCGGATTTCAAGCGAAACGTTTCGTTACCTCAACAATCTGGAATTTCTTTGGATGTCTTTCAATTCTCTGTCGTCTTTAAATGTGGACAGTTTCCGTGGTTTGTACAGCCTTGACGAACTGAGACTGGATGGCAATGCCCTCACCTCTTTCCCCTGGGAATCTCTGAACGACATGCCCAGTCTGAGGCTCCTCGACCTACACAATAACCAAATTACATCAATCCCGAGTGAAGCCACGATTTACATGAAAAATCTAACCTACCTGGATTTATCGAGCAACAACCTGGTGACCGTTCCAGCAGAGGTTCTCTCGACGTGGTTAGCTGTAAAGCCCACTCAAGATACGGAGAATCCAAAACTGATTCTTg GTCTCCATGACAACCCCTGGGTTTGCGACTGCCGGTTGTATGACCTGGTCCAGTTCCAGAAGTCGCCCTCGTCCTCAGTGGCCTTCATAGACACCAGGCTGAGGTGCTCTGATCCGGAGAGCCTGGCAGGGGTCCTGCTCGGCGACGCCGAGCTGCGGAGGTGCCAGGGGCCCCGGGTCCACACGGCGGTGGCCCGTGTCAGGACCGCCGTGGGCAACAGCGTCCTGCTGCGCTGCGGGACCATCGGGGTCCCCATCCCCGAGCTCTCCTGGAGGAGAGCAGATGGCAGACAGATGAACAGCACAG TTCTGCAAGAAGTGTCAAAGGAGGGAATTGTTTGGTCCATTTTAAACGTCCCGGCTGTATCTCATTCTGACTCCGGCAAATATATCTGTCGAGCGACCAATTTCATTGGCAGTGCGGATGCTATGATTTCACTGGTCATAACGGATGCTGTGAAGTCAGAGAACCTAACGGGCGGCTCTAAAAAATCCAGGGGGAAGAAGCCAACCGGGATTGGTAAGGCAGCCTATCAGGAAAAGCTGGTTGCTAGGTATATTGCCCCGACAACCACTGTGGTTGTGCCTATCATCGAACCGTTAGGCGAGGCGGGGCCGTTTCCGGAAGTAGAGAGCTACAGCGTGTCCGACAGTGGTGCTGCAAGCGGACAGACGGCCAATCCGTCCGACGGGGACAGCCtgctggaggtggagagggCCGTGCTGGGCAACCTGGCCGCGAACGCCTCCTCCCTGCAGCAGGACCCGGAGCGGAGGGTGGTCAGGTCGGTCAAAGTGATCGGCGACACCGACCACACGGTCTCCCTGAACTGGAGGGCGCCTCTGGCCACCAACACCACGGCGTTCAGCGTGCTGTACGCCGTCTTCGGGGAGAGGGACATGCGCCGGATCAACGTCGACCCGGGCAAAAACAGAATCACCATAGAGGGCCTGGTGCCAAAGACAAAGTACATCGCCTGCGTGTGCGTCAAAGGGCTGATCCCGAAAAAGGAGCAGTGCGTAATCTTCTCAACAGATGAGGCGGCTAGCGCAAGCGGGACACAGAAGCTCATTAATGTGGTGGTGATCACCGTCGCCTGTGTCATCGCCGTCCCCCTGACTCTCATCGTCTGCTGCGGGGCCCTGAAGAGACGCTGTCAGAAACTCCTGGGGAGAAAGTCGAAGGACATCCAGGACTCCTACGTCACGTTTGAGACGCTGTCCCCGGGGACGAAGGCCAAGGGCCTGGAGGGCGAGTACCTGACGAGGTTAAACCCGGACGAGTCCAACCGGCTTCTCTCGGCCAGGTCCAGCGTCGACTCGGAGGCCACCGCCAGGACGGAGGGCCAGCCCAACGAGTACTTCTGCTAG
- the LOC118219844 gene encoding cadherin-related family member 1-like isoform X1 has protein sequence MKNENRVPVSLCLALVQVCLATGGDYAPHFFDNGPSSVSGNMALFSLSEDTPVGTQIYILNGTDPEGDPVRFGLTFEKGLKEYFKVDPKSGNVTLIEELDREIQDEVEVLVSITDGRNKVVEKVRVFVTDANDERPQFQNLPFTVDVPEDTPSGNSIFKVQALDRDTGSGGSVTYFLQEPSMTKFSIDGHSGVVRIKPGESLDYERTRTHFITVVAKDGGGKYKGKYQVLTSTATMTINVIDTQDSPPNFIGMPYFGFVYEVSVPGSEILTVYAKDGDENNPNPIYYSLLDESEGVFTINSTSGCISLLVYPIQLQKELYVLRVKASEWNEANETSDYAVTSVTIRVVDLNNHPPTFYGDNGPQNRFELTMYEHPPEGEILRGLKITVNDSDQGANAKFNLRLVGPSRVLRVVPQTVLNEAQVTIIVENSAAIDYDKQTFLTFKLLAVEIDTTERFSSTADIVIHLLDTNDNTPKFSSEYYIARIPENSPGGSTVVSVTASDPDSGLWGEVKYSIYGSGADLFLIHPTSGIIYTQPWATLDAEVKSKYNFYVKAEDTEGKYSLAEVFVTVLDLNDHSPEFSTNFLEKTMIIGAPVKIEAVDDDAEQPNNVIEYSIMKADPDNIFDIDADTGEIKVKPYIKSLEIVQNITKKMDCKWSLVVQARDRGSPSFSTTAVVKIDLTEETQLKGPMATFLMQSRDNPMKALGMIAGVISVMVVVTVVISTAMFMRNIKSNRIMPARRVIRRRPRNQRPWTFGLPMVRRGNRSDKFCVEDLDSTGDNINLNNNTSAPPPLPPSAPTLPPPPQYYHKHKERKQAVPTVSGSMESIASGMPRRDRDDTVSSALVSELKMRLEQKMMESNRGYY, from the exons GAAATATGGCATTATTCAGTCTTTCGGAAGACACGCCCGTTG GAACGCAGATATACATTCTGAATGGAACAGATCCAGAGGGTGATCCAGTCAGGTTTGGCTTGACATTTGAAAAGGGACTTAAGGAATACTTCAAGGTTGACCCCAAGTCTGGGAATGTTACCCTTATTGAAGAACTGGACAGAGAA ATACAAGATGAAGTTGAAGTTCTCGTCAGTATTACCGATGGTCGTAATAAA GTGGTTGAGAAAGTGAGGGTGTTTGTCACCGATGCAAATGATGAACGTCCACAATTTCAAAACCTTCCATTTACTGTTGACGTTCCAGAG GACACACCCTCTGGGAACAGTATTTTCAAAGTGCAGGCGTTAGACAGAGACACGGGTTCTGGAGGTAGCGTCACATACTTCCTGCAG GAGCCTTCCATGACCAAGTTTTCCATTGATGGACACAGTGGCGTTGTCCGAATCAAGCCTGGCGAATCTCTTGACTACGAGAGGACAAGGACACACTTCATCACGGTGGTCGCCAAG GATGGTGGTGGAAAATACAAAGGGAAGTACCAGGTGTTGACGTCGACAGCAACTATGACAATCAATGTGATTGACACCCAGGACAGTCCTCCGAACTTTATTGGCATGCcttattttggatttgtttatgAAGTCTCAGTACCA GGCTCTGAAATACTTACGGTTTATGCCAAAGATGGAGATGAAAACAATCCTAATCCTATTTATTATTCCCTGCTTGATG AAAGTGAAGGTGTGTTTACCATAAACAGTACCAGTGGGTGTATTAGTCTTCTAGTTTACCCAATCCAACTTCAGAAGGAATTGTATGTGCTGAGAGTCAAG GCATCAGAATGGAATGAGGCCAATGAGACGTCAGATTACGCCGTCACCTCGGTGACGATCCGAGTGGTGGACCTGAACAACCACCCGCCCACCTTCTACGGGGACAACGGGCCGCAGAACAGGTTCGAGCTCACCATGTACGAGCACCCCCCGGAGGGGGAGATCCTGCGGGGCCTCAAGATCACTGTCAACGACTCTGACCAG GGGGCCAATGCTAAGTTTAACCTCAGGCTGGTCGGGCCCAGCCGAGTTCTCAGAGTCGTACCCCAGACTGTTCTAAATGAGGCACAGGTCACCATAATAGTGGAAAACTCTGCAGCCATCGACTACGACAAGCAGACTTTCTTGACCTTCAAG CTCCTCGCCGTTGAGATCGATACAACTGAGAGGTTCAGCTCGACGGCCGACATTGTCATTCACCTCCTGGACACCAACGACAACACTCCCAAGTTCTCCTCTGAATACTACATCGCCAGGATACCGGAGAATTCCCCCGGCGGCTCTACTGTTGTGTCTGTAACC GCGTCTGATCCGGATTCAGGCCTGTGGGGGGAGGTCAAATACTCCATCTATGGATCGGGGGCCGATCT GTTCCTTATTCACCCAACGTCAGGAATAATCTACACTCAGCCGTGGGCCACCCTGGATGCGGAGGTGAAGTCCAAGTACAATTTCTACGTGAAGGCCGAGGACACGGAGGGCAAGTACAGTCTGGCAGAGGTCTTCGTCACCGTCCTGGACCTCAACGACCACTCACCCGAGTTCAGCACAAACTTTCTAGAGAAGACCATGATTATCGGAGCACCGGTAAAAATAGAG gcgGTAGACGATGACGCAGAACAGCCCAATAACGTCATCGAGTACTCCATCATGAAGGCAGACCCGGATAACATCTTCGACATCGACGCAGACACCGGAGAGATCAAGGTGAAGCCGTACATAAAGTCCTTGGAGATCGTGCAGAACATCACCAAGAAGATGGACTGCAAGTGGTCGCTGGTGGTCCAGGCCCGGGACCGAGGCTCGCCGTCTTTCAGCACCACCGCCGTGGTCAAGATCGACCTCACGGAAGAG ACTCAACTCAAGGGGCCTATGGCAACCTTTTTAATGCAGAGTAGAGACAATCCCATGAAAGCCCTAGGCATGATCGCTGGTGTCATTAGTGTAATGGTAGTTGTGACGGTCGTGATCTCGACAGCCATGTTCATGCGCAACATAAAGTCCAACAGGATAATGCCAGCCCGTCGAGTCATCCGGAGGAGGCCCAGAAATCAACGGCCCTGGACGTTTGGCTTGCCAATGGTTCGCCGTGGCAACCGGTCCGACAAGTTCTGCGTTGAAGACCTAGATAGCACTGGCGATAATATCAACCTGAACAACAACACCAGcgcccccccaccactgccaccctctgcccccaccctgcccccgccccctcagtaCTACCACAAGCACAAGGAGAGAAAACAAGCAGTGCCTACTGTCTCAGGCTCAATGGAGTCCATTGCCTCCGGGATGCCGAGGAGGGACAGAGACGACACCGTCAGCTCCGCGCTGGTCTCTGAGCTCAAAATGAGGCTGGAACAAAAAATGATGGAGAGCAACAGAGGCTATTATTAA
- the LOC118219844 gene encoding cadherin-related family member 1-like isoform X3 translates to MKNENRVPVSLCLALVQVCLATGGDYAPHFFDNGPSSVSGNMALFSLSEDTPVGTQIYILNGTDPEGDPVRFGLTFEKGLKEYFKVDPKSGNVTLIEELDREIQDEVEVLVSITDGRNKVVEKVRVFVTDANDERPQFQNLPFTVDVPEDTPSGNSIFKVQALDRDTGSGGSVTYFLQEPSMTKFSIDGHSGVVRIKPGESLDYERTRTHFITVVAKDGGGKYKGKYQVLTSTATMTINVIDTQDSPPNFIGMPYFGFVYEVSVPGSEILTVYAKDGDENNPNPIYYSLLDESEGVFTINSTSGCISLLVYPIQLQKELYVLRVKASEWNEANETSDYAVTSVTIRVVDLNNHPPTFYGDNGPQNRFELTMYEHPPEGEILRGLKITVNDSDQGANAKFNLRLVGPSRVLRVVPQTVLNEAQVTIIVENSAAIDYDKQTFLTFKLLAVEIDTTERFSSTADIVIHLLDTNDNTPKFSSEYYIARIPENSPGGSTVVSVTASDPDSGLWGEVKYSIYGSGADLFLIHPTSGIIYTQPWATLDAEVKSKYNFYVKAEDTEGKYSLAEVFVTVLDLNDHSPEFSTNFLEKTMIIGAPVKIEAVDDDAEQPNNVIEYSIMKADPDNIFDIDADTGEIKVKPYIKSLEIVQNITKKMDCKWSLVVQARDRGSPSFSTTAVVKIDLTEEIKSRIRSYFFSLRKRPWTVFWICLSVVTSVISLTALISSISYWNTVKKSRVHPQGKIRKIIRRSNP, encoded by the exons GAAATATGGCATTATTCAGTCTTTCGGAAGACACGCCCGTTG GAACGCAGATATACATTCTGAATGGAACAGATCCAGAGGGTGATCCAGTCAGGTTTGGCTTGACATTTGAAAAGGGACTTAAGGAATACTTCAAGGTTGACCCCAAGTCTGGGAATGTTACCCTTATTGAAGAACTGGACAGAGAA ATACAAGATGAAGTTGAAGTTCTCGTCAGTATTACCGATGGTCGTAATAAA GTGGTTGAGAAAGTGAGGGTGTTTGTCACCGATGCAAATGATGAACGTCCACAATTTCAAAACCTTCCATTTACTGTTGACGTTCCAGAG GACACACCCTCTGGGAACAGTATTTTCAAAGTGCAGGCGTTAGACAGAGACACGGGTTCTGGAGGTAGCGTCACATACTTCCTGCAG GAGCCTTCCATGACCAAGTTTTCCATTGATGGACACAGTGGCGTTGTCCGAATCAAGCCTGGCGAATCTCTTGACTACGAGAGGACAAGGACACACTTCATCACGGTGGTCGCCAAG GATGGTGGTGGAAAATACAAAGGGAAGTACCAGGTGTTGACGTCGACAGCAACTATGACAATCAATGTGATTGACACCCAGGACAGTCCTCCGAACTTTATTGGCATGCcttattttggatttgtttatgAAGTCTCAGTACCA GGCTCTGAAATACTTACGGTTTATGCCAAAGATGGAGATGAAAACAATCCTAATCCTATTTATTATTCCCTGCTTGATG AAAGTGAAGGTGTGTTTACCATAAACAGTACCAGTGGGTGTATTAGTCTTCTAGTTTACCCAATCCAACTTCAGAAGGAATTGTATGTGCTGAGAGTCAAG GCATCAGAATGGAATGAGGCCAATGAGACGTCAGATTACGCCGTCACCTCGGTGACGATCCGAGTGGTGGACCTGAACAACCACCCGCCCACCTTCTACGGGGACAACGGGCCGCAGAACAGGTTCGAGCTCACCATGTACGAGCACCCCCCGGAGGGGGAGATCCTGCGGGGCCTCAAGATCACTGTCAACGACTCTGACCAG GGGGCCAATGCTAAGTTTAACCTCAGGCTGGTCGGGCCCAGCCGAGTTCTCAGAGTCGTACCCCAGACTGTTCTAAATGAGGCACAGGTCACCATAATAGTGGAAAACTCTGCAGCCATCGACTACGACAAGCAGACTTTCTTGACCTTCAAG CTCCTCGCCGTTGAGATCGATACAACTGAGAGGTTCAGCTCGACGGCCGACATTGTCATTCACCTCCTGGACACCAACGACAACACTCCCAAGTTCTCCTCTGAATACTACATCGCCAGGATACCGGAGAATTCCCCCGGCGGCTCTACTGTTGTGTCTGTAACC GCGTCTGATCCGGATTCAGGCCTGTGGGGGGAGGTCAAATACTCCATCTATGGATCGGGGGCCGATCT GTTCCTTATTCACCCAACGTCAGGAATAATCTACACTCAGCCGTGGGCCACCCTGGATGCGGAGGTGAAGTCCAAGTACAATTTCTACGTGAAGGCCGAGGACACGGAGGGCAAGTACAGTCTGGCAGAGGTCTTCGTCACCGTCCTGGACCTCAACGACCACTCACCCGAGTTCAGCACAAACTTTCTAGAGAAGACCATGATTATCGGAGCACCGGTAAAAATAGAG gcgGTAGACGATGACGCAGAACAGCCCAATAACGTCATCGAGTACTCCATCATGAAGGCAGACCCGGATAACATCTTCGACATCGACGCAGACACCGGAGAGATCAAGGTGAAGCCGTACATAAAGTCCTTGGAGATCGTGCAGAACATCACCAAGAAGATGGACTGCAAGTGGTCGCTGGTGGTCCAGGCCCGGGACCGAGGCTCGCCGTCTTTCAGCACCACCGCCGTGGTCAAGATCGACCTCACGGAAGAG ATCAAATCCAGAATTAGATCATACTTCTTCAGCCTCAGGAAGCGTCCCTGGACTGTTTTCTGGATTTGTCTGAGCGTTGTCACCTCCGTCATTTCACTAACGGCCCTTATTTCCTCCATCTCTTACTGGAACACAGTGAAAAAGTCGCGCGTCCACCCACAGGGCAAGATCAGAAAGATTATTCGGAGATCCAACCCATAA